AAGGGCGAAACATGTCCTCGCTGAGAGTCAGCTCACCCGTGGAGACGCAAGCCTTGTCCACGTTGAAACTCGTCGCGCCGATCGCCGGATGGGCGACCCCGTTGGAAGAGGTTCCGGACCCCGCCTTCGCCCAGCGCATGGTGGGTGATGGCATCGCGGTCGACCCGACCTCGTCCGAGCTGCGCGCCCCGTGTGAGGGCGTCGTGGTGTCGGTACATGCCTCGCGCCACGCCTGCACGCTGCGCACGGGAACGGGCGCGGAAGTGCTCCTGCACATCGGCATCGACACCGTGAACCTGCGCGGTGAGGGCTTCATCGCCCATGTCCAGGAGGGGCAGCGGGTGCGGGTGGGCGAGCCGCTCATCGGCTTCGACATGGACCTGGTGGCCCGCAAGGCGCGCAGCCTGTTGACGGTGATGGTGGTGGTCAACGGGGACACGCACACCATCAAGCAGAAGGTGGAGGATCGCGCGGTGGCGGTGGGCGAGCCCCTGCTGGAGGTCGAGGGGGGCACGGCACAGCCGGTGGTCGAGGTGGCGGGAGACTCGTCCGCGCGCCGGGTGCGGCTGCTCATCCCCCATGGTCTGCATGCCCGTCCCTCCGCCGTGCTCAGCCGGCACGCCGCGATGCACCCGGGCGTGGTGCGCGTGTCGTGTGGCGAGCGCACCGTCAACGGCAAGAGCGTCGTGGCGCTGATGAGCCTGGGCGCCCGCCATGGTGACACGCTGACGATCACCGTCGAGGGAGCGCAGGCCGAGCAGCGCGTCCAGGCCCTGGTGGATCTGGTGACCAGCGGGTTGGGCGACACCGTCCAGCCCATCGCCGAGTCCTCCACGCCCATCGTGGCGCCCGCGTCCGCGTCCGCGCCCTCCGCGGTGTCCTTCTTCCCGTCCGACCATCCGGCCCTGTTCCAGGGCACGTCGGCCGCTCCGGGCGTGGCGGTGGGCATCGCCATCCGGGTGCTCGAGGATCAGGTGGATCTCAACCAGCGGGGCCGGGGCCTCGCGGAGGAGCAGCGCCGCCTCGCCGAGGCGCTCGCGGGCGTGCGCCACGAGATCGAGCTGATGATCGAGCGCTCCACGGCGGACGGGGCGCACACGGAGATCTTCCGCGCGCACCTCGAGTTGCTCGACGATCCCGAGCTCAATGACGCCGCGAGCCGCTCCCTGTCGGCCGGACACAGCGCCGAGTGGGCGTGGCGCTCGGCGACCGAGCTGCACGTGGGGCTGTTGCAGGAGCTGGAGAACGAGCTGCTGGCGGAGCGCGGCGGGGATCTGCGCGACATCGGCCGGCGCGTCATCGCCTTGCTGACGGGCAAGAACGGCTCGCGCGTTCCCACCGAGCTGCCGTCCAATGCCATCCTCGTCGCCGATGAGCTGCTGCCCTCGGACCTGGCGGAGGTGCCGGCGGGCCGGCTGGCGGCCATCTGCACCGCGAAGGGCGGCCCCACCTCGCACGTGGCCATCCTGGCCGCGGGGCTGGGCATTCCGGCGGTGGTGGCCGCGGGAGACTCGGCCCTGCGCGTGCCCACGGGCGCGACGCTGATCGTCAATGGAGACCGGGGCGAGGTCCAGGTCCACCCCAGCGCCGCCCAGCAGGAGGCCACCCTGCGGGCACTCGCCGAGCGGGCCACCCGCCGCGAGGCCTACCTGGCCAAGGCTCACGAGGGATGCCACACGCTGGATGGCGCGCGCATCGAGGTCTTCGCCAACCTCGGGCGTCCCGGTGACGCGGCGGCCGCCGCCAGCCAGGGCGCCGAGGGGTGCGGGCTCTTGCGCAGCGAGTTCCTCTTCCTGGAGCGCACCACCGCGCCGAGCGAGGCCGAGCAGACCGCGCAGTACCAGACGATCGCCACGGCCCTGGCCGGCAGGCCGCTCGTCATCCGCACGCTCGACGTGGGCGGTGACAAGCCCCTGGCCTACCTGCCCCTGCCGCGCGAGGAGAACCCGGTGCTCGGCCTGCGCGGCGTGCGCGTGTCGCTGCGCTACCCGGAGATGCTGCGCACCCAGCTGCGCGCCATCCTCCGGGTGAAGCCCGAGGGCATCTGCCGCGTGCTCGTGCCCATGGTCACCTCCGCGCACGAGCTGCGCGCGGTGCGCGCCATGCTGGAGGATGAGCGCCGGGCGCTGGGCGTCTCCACGCCGGTGCAGCTCGGCGCGATGATCGAGGTGCCCGTGGCCGCGGTGCTCTCCGAGCGCCTGGCGGCCGAGGCGGACTTCCTCTCCATCGGCACCAATGACCTGACGCAGTACGGGCTGGCGATGGACCGGGGCAATCCGCACGTGGCGGCGCAGCTCGACGGCCTGCACCCGGGCGTGCTGCGGCTGGTGGCTCAGACGGTGGAAGGCGCGCGCAAGCATTCCCGCCCGGTGGCGGTGTGCGGCGGCATCGCATCGGACGCGCGCGCGGCCCCCTTGCTCATCGGACTGGGCGTCAGCGAGCTGTCGGTGGCTCCCGCGGTGATTCCCAGCCACAAGGCCCTCATCCGCACGCTCTCGCTGTCCGTGTGCGCGGATGTCGCGCGCAAGGCCCTGGAGCTGGAGAGCGGTGACGAAGTGCGTGCCCTCGTGACGAATACCTGGCCGGGCCTGTGACCGGTCGCACTGTTTCAACGGAGAGAAGCATGGTGAGCAACAAGTTCGCGGGAGTCCAACAGCTTGGGCGCGCCTTGATGTTGCCCATTGCGGTGCTGCCCATCGCGGGACTCCTGCTGCGTCTGGGTCAGCCAGACCTGCTGGGTATTGGCTTCATGGCGGCCGCCGGTGGCGCCATCTTCGACCACCTCGGCCTGCTGTTCGCGGTGGGTGTGGCGGTGGGCTTCGCCCGGGAGAACCATGGCGCGGCGGGACTGGCGGGCGCCGTCGGCTTCTTCATCACCATCGAGGGCACGAAGGCGCTCGTCCAGGTGCCTCCGGCGGTGC
Above is a window of Cystobacter fuscus DNA encoding:
- the ptsP gene encoding phosphoenolpyruvate--protein phosphotransferase — its product is MSSLRVSSPVETQALSTLKLVAPIAGWATPLEEVPDPAFAQRMVGDGIAVDPTSSELRAPCEGVVVSVHASRHACTLRTGTGAEVLLHIGIDTVNLRGEGFIAHVQEGQRVRVGEPLIGFDMDLVARKARSLLTVMVVVNGDTHTIKQKVEDRAVAVGEPLLEVEGGTAQPVVEVAGDSSARRVRLLIPHGLHARPSAVLSRHAAMHPGVVRVSCGERTVNGKSVVALMSLGARHGDTLTITVEGAQAEQRVQALVDLVTSGLGDTVQPIAESSTPIVAPASASAPSAVSFFPSDHPALFQGTSAAPGVAVGIAIRVLEDQVDLNQRGRGLAEEQRRLAEALAGVRHEIELMIERSTADGAHTEIFRAHLELLDDPELNDAASRSLSAGHSAEWAWRSATELHVGLLQELENELLAERGGDLRDIGRRVIALLTGKNGSRVPTELPSNAILVADELLPSDLAEVPAGRLAAICTAKGGPTSHVAILAAGLGIPAVVAAGDSALRVPTGATLIVNGDRGEVQVHPSAAQQEATLRALAERATRREAYLAKAHEGCHTLDGARIEVFANLGRPGDAAAAASQGAEGCGLLRSEFLFLERTTAPSEAEQTAQYQTIATALAGRPLVIRTLDVGGDKPLAYLPLPREENPVLGLRGVRVSLRYPEMLRTQLRAILRVKPEGICRVLVPMVTSAHELRAVRAMLEDERRALGVSTPVQLGAMIEVPVAAVLSERLAAEADFLSIGTNDLTQYGLAMDRGNPHVAAQLDGLHPGVLRLVAQTVEGARKHSRPVAVCGGIASDARAAPLLIGLGVSELSVAPAVIPSHKALIRTLSLSVCADVARKALELESGDEVRALVTNTWPGL